A stretch of the Bacillus anthracis str. Vollum genome encodes the following:
- the plsX gene encoding phosphate acyltransferase PlsX — MKIAIDAMGGDHAPKAVVLGAMKAIKEYSDLHITLVGKEEEIRQYLTSEERITILHTDEKIESTDEPVRAVRRKKQASMVLAAQQVKDGVADACISAGSTGALMAAGLFVVGRMEGIERPALSPTMPTVDGEGFVMLDVGANVDAKPIHLYQYAVMGSVYAEKVRGIKNPRVGLLNVGTEGGKGNELSKQVFAMLKDAPINFVGNVESRDLLQGVADVVVCDGFTGNVALKSLEGTALALFSMLKEQLMSSFTSKLAAAVLKPKLMVLKDKMDYSEYGGAALFGLKAPVIKAHGSSNDQSIFSAIRQTREMVAKEVIPTISSVMEKEPLQ; from the coding sequence ATGAAAATCGCAATAGATGCAATGGGCGGCGATCATGCTCCAAAGGCTGTCGTACTAGGAGCAATGAAAGCTATTAAGGAATATTCTGATTTACATATTACGTTAGTAGGGAAAGAAGAGGAAATTCGTCAATACTTAACGAGTGAAGAGCGAATTACTATACTTCATACAGACGAAAAAATCGAATCGACAGATGAACCAGTAAGAGCGGTTCGTCGAAAAAAACAAGCTTCAATGGTACTTGCGGCACAGCAAGTAAAAGATGGTGTAGCGGATGCTTGTATATCAGCTGGTAGTACAGGTGCTTTAATGGCGGCCGGATTGTTTGTTGTAGGTCGTATGGAAGGAATTGAGCGACCAGCTTTATCCCCTACAATGCCAACTGTTGATGGAGAAGGTTTTGTTATGTTAGATGTTGGAGCGAACGTTGATGCAAAACCAATTCACTTATATCAATATGCAGTAATGGGATCTGTATACGCTGAGAAAGTAAGAGGAATTAAAAATCCTCGCGTCGGACTTTTAAATGTTGGGACAGAGGGTGGCAAAGGAAACGAGCTTTCAAAACAAGTCTTTGCAATGCTTAAAGATGCGCCAATTAATTTTGTTGGAAACGTTGAATCAAGAGACTTGTTACAAGGTGTAGCAGATGTTGTTGTATGTGATGGTTTTACAGGTAATGTAGCGCTAAAATCTTTAGAAGGAACAGCACTTGCATTATTCTCTATGTTAAAAGAGCAGTTAATGAGTTCGTTTACGAGCAAATTAGCAGCCGCGGTATTAAAACCAAAACTTATGGTATTAAAAGATAAAATGGATTATTCGGAGTATGGAGGAGCGGCATTATTTGGATTGAAAGCTCCTGTCATTAAGGCTCACGGTTCTTCTAATGATCAATCGATATTTAGTGCGATTCGTCAAACGAGAGAAATGGTAGCGAAAGAAGTTATTCCTACTATTTCAAGCGTAATGGAGAAAGAGCCACTCCAATAA
- the fapR gene encoding transcription factor FapR, whose translation MKKRRSKKERQELLQQTIETNPFITDEDLAEKFQVSIQTVRLDRMELSIPELRERIKHVATKQHEEDVKSLPLEEVVGEIIDIELDRHAISIFEVKVEHVFKRNQIARGHHLFAQANSLAVAVIDEELALTAKSTIRYIRPVKLGERVVAKARVEDVENDKGRTVVKVRSFVGEELVFTGTFEMYRSSNYSEEGNNL comes from the coding sequence ATGAAAAAAAGAAGAAGTAAAAAAGAAAGACAAGAATTATTACAACAAACTATAGAAACGAATCCTTTTATTACGGATGAAGATTTAGCAGAGAAATTTCAAGTGAGTATACAAACTGTACGTCTCGATCGTATGGAATTATCTATTCCTGAACTAAGAGAAAGAATTAAACATGTAGCTACAAAGCAACATGAAGAAGATGTGAAATCTTTACCGTTAGAAGAGGTTGTCGGAGAAATTATTGATATAGAATTAGATAGACATGCGATTTCTATCTTTGAAGTGAAGGTAGAACACGTATTTAAAAGAAATCAAATTGCCCGTGGGCATCATTTGTTTGCACAAGCAAACTCACTAGCTGTTGCGGTTATTGATGAAGAATTAGCTTTAACTGCAAAGTCTACCATTCGATACATTCGTCCTGTAAAATTAGGAGAGCGTGTTGTTGCAAAAGCGCGCGTGGAAGATGTAGAGAATGACAAAGGGCGGACGGTTGTCAAAGTGCGTAGCTTCGTTGGAGAAGAACTTGTTTTTACAGGCACTTTTGAAATGTATCGATCTAGTAATTATAGTGAGGAAGGTAACAACTTATGA
- the recG gene encoding ATP-dependent DNA helicase RecG — MNEVVQVPVTDVKGIGGETSELLHEMGIYTVSHLLEHFPYRYEDYAMKDLAEVKHDERVTVEGKVHSAPLLQYYGKKKSRLTVRVLVGRYLITAVCFNRPYYKQKLNLDETVTITGKWDQHRQTIAVSELHFGPVVRQQEVEPVYSVKGKLTVKQMRRFIAQALKEYGDSIVEVLPDGLLSRYKLLPRYEALRALHFPTGQEDLKQARRRFVYEEFFLFQLKMQTLRKMERENSKGTKKEIPSEELQEFIDALPFPLTGAQRRVVDEIMKDMTSPYRMNRLLQGDVGSGKTVVAAIGLYAAKLAHYQGALMVPTEILAEQHYQSLAETFSHFGMKVELLTSSVKGVRRREILAKLEQGEIDILVGTHALIQDEVIFHRLGLVITDEQHRFGVAQRRVLREKGESPDVLFMTATPIPRTLAITAFGEMDVSIIDEMPAGRKVIETYWAKHDMLDRVLGFVEKEINKGRQAYVICPLIEESEKLDVQNAIDLHSMLTHHYQGKCQVGLMHGRLSSQEKEEIMGQFSENKVQILVSTTVVEVGVNVPNATVMVIYDAERFGLSQLHQLRGRVGRGSEQSYCLLIADPKSETGKERMRIMTETNDGFVLSEKDLELRGPGDFFGSKQSGLPEFKVADMVHDYRALETARQDAALLVDSEAFWHNDQYASLRTYLDGTGVFQGEKLD, encoded by the coding sequence TTGAATGAAGTTGTACAAGTTCCTGTTACGGATGTAAAGGGAATCGGAGGAGAAACATCTGAATTACTACACGAGATGGGAATTTATACAGTTTCTCATCTATTAGAACATTTTCCGTACCGTTATGAAGACTATGCGATGAAAGATCTTGCTGAAGTAAAGCATGATGAACGTGTAACAGTAGAGGGGAAAGTTCATAGTGCTCCTTTACTGCAATATTATGGGAAGAAGAAGTCGCGTCTTACGGTTCGAGTCCTCGTAGGTCGTTATTTAATTACAGCTGTATGTTTTAATAGGCCGTACTATAAGCAAAAGTTAAATTTAGATGAAACGGTAACGATTACTGGTAAATGGGATCAGCATCGTCAAACGATTGCGGTATCAGAACTTCATTTTGGACCGGTTGTACGTCAACAAGAAGTAGAGCCTGTGTACTCAGTGAAAGGGAAACTTACAGTAAAACAGATGCGCCGTTTTATTGCACAAGCGTTAAAAGAGTATGGAGATTCTATAGTTGAAGTGTTACCTGATGGATTGCTAAGTCGATATAAATTATTGCCACGTTATGAAGCGCTTCGGGCGTTGCATTTTCCAACAGGTCAGGAAGATTTGAAGCAAGCGCGTCGCCGTTTTGTATATGAGGAGTTTTTCTTATTTCAGTTAAAAATGCAAACGTTACGGAAAATGGAGAGGGAAAATTCGAAAGGGACGAAAAAAGAAATTCCTTCAGAAGAATTGCAAGAGTTTATCGATGCTCTTCCGTTTCCGTTAACTGGTGCGCAACGCCGAGTTGTAGATGAAATTATGAAAGATATGACATCTCCTTATCGAATGAATCGTCTGTTGCAAGGTGATGTAGGTTCTGGTAAAACGGTGGTTGCTGCAATTGGTCTTTATGCAGCAAAATTAGCACATTATCAAGGTGCTTTAATGGTTCCAACAGAAATTTTAGCAGAACAACATTATCAATCGCTCGCAGAGACGTTCTCGCACTTTGGTATGAAGGTTGAATTGTTAACAAGTTCAGTGAAAGGTGTGAGACGCCGAGAGATTTTGGCAAAATTAGAACAAGGAGAAATAGATATCCTTGTTGGAACACATGCTTTAATTCAAGATGAAGTGATCTTTCATAGGTTAGGTCTCGTTATTACTGATGAACAACATCGATTTGGTGTAGCGCAGCGACGAGTTTTACGTGAGAAAGGTGAAAGTCCAGACGTATTATTTATGACAGCGACTCCGATTCCACGTACGTTAGCAATTACTGCATTTGGAGAGATGGATGTTTCTATAATCGATGAGATGCCAGCTGGTAGAAAGGTAATTGAAACATACTGGGCAAAACATGACATGTTAGATCGTGTTCTCGGTTTTGTAGAGAAAGAGATAAACAAAGGAAGACAAGCATATGTTATTTGTCCCCTTATTGAAGAATCTGAGAAACTGGATGTACAAAATGCAATCGACTTACATAGTATGCTGACTCATCATTATCAGGGTAAATGTCAAGTTGGATTAATGCATGGAAGATTATCATCTCAAGAAAAAGAAGAGATAATGGGACAATTTAGTGAAAATAAAGTGCAAATTCTTGTATCGACAACAGTTGTTGAAGTAGGTGTGAACGTACCGAATGCGACTGTAATGGTTATTTATGATGCAGAGCGTTTCGGTTTATCGCAGCTTCATCAGCTAAGAGGACGTGTTGGGCGTGGTAGTGAACAATCGTATTGTTTATTAATCGCGGATCCAAAATCGGAAACGGGAAAAGAACGAATGCGTATTATGACCGAAACGAATGATGGATTTGTATTGTCGGAAAAAGATTTAGAGTTAAGAGGTCCTGGAGATTTCTTTGGGAGTAAGCAAAGTGGTTTACCAGAATTCAAGGTTGCTGATATGGTACATGATTATCGGGCGTTAGAAACAGCTAGACAAGATGCGGCGTTACTAGTAGATTCAGAAGCATTTTGGCATAATGATCAATATGCGTCGTTGCGTACGTATCTTGACGGGACAGGTGTGTTCCAGGGAGAGAAGCTCGATTAA